The Melitaea cinxia chromosome 6, ilMelCinx1.1, whole genome shotgun sequence genome has a window encoding:
- the LOC123654454 gene encoding uncharacterized protein LOC123654454 produces METKTKTKLPQEGTCASGKGESLRASSDARCPFDSGEGTLCYCDSPHMGVDVVPGKGGATSARNTDSDNSLRSGGSNEPSLSRTGLPSRDRKGRFLSRQKGPSKGQDKGGNRFAVLAADDKTDTDTDIVSGSPDRHIALTGRRKRPSSSTFASGRDGSDTEAEGAGLAKINTARRGKARGTTAGPSREKFLKPAPVRPEPVNILIDNESDVGSLIVDDVVALNAQELRARAGEGLAVILEVARKSGNLKGEFVAKLKRSATDLSEVVDAFASRTEADEVRRLRAENRRFRIEIEAMKTELKAMRRGFAEAKTEAAANAAAAAAAAANASVAGPPATLPVAAMLEEFKHSLTCSLGDMMNVRLAQIEERLPPAPSVRPQLGAGGPRRPETAATTSAAPSTVAREETWATVVKRGKGKRKGKGKSSAPPSTPAVEGRTAAPAVKPTGKPAAASSARPAAKPTAKPTKQSGRPATKATVKAKFKAPKTAAVVVQLQPAAVEKGQTYDSIFRSAEDTVKLEELGIERILFRHTATGARMLEIPGSDKEEKADRLASRLREALSDVATVVRPVKTAQVRISGLDDTATPERVAAAVAKATSSDVGTVRVGAIRSGFGGMGSTVVSCPVSVAKALTEGGRLLIGWSSVRVSALEALPMRCFKCMGLGHTRPKCPASVDRGDLCFKCGNAGHKVASCPEKTPRCVVCAEGGKPSGHIMCGRRCRPATSKGKGALGTRAPRETASQTAADGVAPPAAAGEVEVVMSE; encoded by the coding sequence ATGGAAACAAAGACTAAAACGAAACTACCCCAGGAGGGTACCTGCGCCTCCGGCAAAGGAGAATCCCTCCGTGCATCTTCGGATGCACGCTGCCCGTTCGATTCTGGGGAGGGCACCCTTTGTTACTGTGATTCGCCCCATATGGGCGTTGACGTTGTGCCCGGGAAGGGCGGTGCGACCTCTGCAAGAAATACGGACTCCGATAACAGCCTTCGGAGTGGCGGCTCAAACGAGCCGTCACTCTCGAGGACTGGTCTCCCCTCGCGAGATCGCAAGGGGAGATTCCTCTCACGCCAAAAAGGCCCTTCTAAGGGCCAGGACAAAGGTGGAAACCGTTTTGCGGTTCTGGCTGCGGACGACAAAACGGACACCGATACAGACATAGTTTCGGGATCCCCTGACAGGCATATTGCCTTGACGGGACGGCGGAAGCGACCCTCATCCTCGACCTTCGCGTCTGGGCGTGACGGTTCGGACACGGAGGCCGAGGGCGCGGGCCTCGCTAAAATTAACACGGCGAGAAGGGGAAAGGCGAGAGGAACCACGGCGGGTCCTTCCCGCGAAAAGTTCCTCAAGCCAGCACCTGTCCGGCCGGAACCCGTAAACATACTCATCGACAACGAGTCCGACGTCGGCTCGTTGATCGTAGACGACGTTGTTGCGCTCAACGCGCAGGAACTCAGGGCGCGCGCGGGCGAGGGACTCGCCGTAATACTAGAGGTTGCCCGGAAATCCGGGAACCTCAAAGGCGAGTTCGTCGCAAAGCTGAAGAGGTCCGCGACGGACCTGAGCGAGGTGGTCGACGCCTTTGCCTCTAGGACCGAGGCCGATGAAGTGAGGCGGCTCCGAGCGGAGAACCGCCGCTTCAGGATCGAAATAGAGGCAATGAAAACGGAGCTGAAGGCGATGCGGCGCGGCTTCGCCGAGGCGAAGACGGAAGCGGCCGCtaacgccgccgccgccgccgccgccgctgccaACGCCTCAGTCGCCGGTCCACCTGCGACACTTCCGGTGGCGGCCATGCTAGAGGAGTTCAAGCACTCCTTGACCTGCTCGCTGGGCGATATGATGAACGTCCGGCTGGCGCAGATCGAGGAGAGGCTGCCGCCGGCTCCGTCGGTCCGCCCCCAACTGGGAGCTGGTGGACCTCGACGCCCTGAGACGGCGGCCACtacgtcggcggccccctccaCGGTTGCCCGGGAGGAAACCTGGGCAACAGTGGTCAAAAGAGGGAAGGGCAAGAGGAAGGGGAAAGGGAAGTCCTCCGCCCCTCCATCTACACCTGCAGTCGAAGGCCGGACTGCCGCCCCTGCGGTGAAGCCGACTGGCAAGCCAGCCGCGGCGTCGTCCGCGCGACCGGCCGCCAAGCCGACCGCCAAGCCGACCAAGCAGTCCGGAAGGCCGGCAACAAAGGCGACGGTTAAGGCCAAATTCAAGGCCCCGAAGACTGCGGCAGTCGTCGTCCAGCTGCAGCCGGCGGCTGTAGAGAAGGGTCAAACTTACGACTCCATCTTCCGGTCGGCTGAAGACACCGTGAAATTGGAGGAACTGGGGATCGAGCGCATCCTCTTCCGTCATACGGCGACGGGAGCGAGGATGCTCGAGATCCCCGGTTCCGACAAAGAGGAGAAGGCCGACCGGCTCGCCAGCCGGCTGAGGGAGGCCCTCTCGGACGTGGCCACCGTCGTCAGGCCCGTTAAGACCGCGCAGGTGCGCATCTCGGGCCTGGATGACACGGCCACTCCCGAGAGGGTGGCGGCGGCGGTCGCGAAGGCGACATCGTCCGACGTCGGCACGGTGAGGGTCGGGGCGATCCGCTCCGGCTTCGGCGGCATGGGCTCCACCGTCGTATCCTGCCCCGTCTCGGTTGCGAAAGCGCTGACCGAGGGGGGCAGGCTACTGATCGGCTGGAGCTCGGTGCGAGTGTCGGCCCTGGAGGCGCTCCCCATGCGCTGCTTTAAGTGCATGGGGTTGGGCCACACGCGCCCGAAGTGTCCGGCGTCTGTCGACAGGGGCGACCTCTGCTTTAAATGCGGGAACGCGGGGCACAAGGTCGCCTCCTGCCCGGAGAAGACACCGCGCTGCGTGGTGTGCGCCGAGGGAGGAAAACCCTCGGGGCACATCATGTGCGGCCGCAGGTGCAGGCCTGCGACCTCGAAAGGAAAGGGGGCCCTCGGAACCCGGGCCCCCCGAGAGACCGCAAGCCAGACAGCCGCAGACGGCGTTGCCCCCCCGGCCGCGGCGGGGGAGGTGGAGGTTGTGATGTCTGAGTAA